In Moorella sp. Hama-1, a single genomic region encodes these proteins:
- the rnc gene encoding ribonuclease III, translating to MDSSQRQEQLQHFWQQFHLPAIDLEVLNQALIHPTYAFEHRLNGDNQRLEFLGDAVLGLVIAAYLYQEFPHLPEGDLTRMRAAVVCEASLVKVARGIRVGELLLLGQGEEHNGGRERPSNLADAMEAIIGSVYLAGGYDLARDFILRIFTPTLAILKETSTIDSKSALQEFVQQQGTENVTYKILEEWGPDHAKQYKAGVFLKNRMLATGEGHSKKEAEREAARAALALLRVQN from the coding sequence GTGGATAGCAGCCAGCGCCAGGAACAGCTCCAGCACTTCTGGCAACAATTTCATCTCCCGGCTATTGACCTGGAGGTTTTAAATCAAGCCCTCATTCACCCCACCTACGCCTTTGAACACCGGCTGAACGGCGATAACCAGCGCCTGGAGTTCCTGGGGGACGCCGTCCTGGGCCTGGTTATTGCCGCTTACCTCTATCAGGAATTCCCTCACCTGCCGGAGGGGGATCTGACCCGGATGCGGGCGGCCGTCGTGTGTGAAGCCAGCCTGGTCAAGGTAGCCCGGGGAATCCGGGTAGGAGAATTATTACTTCTAGGGCAGGGGGAAGAGCATAACGGTGGCCGGGAACGCCCCTCCAACCTGGCCGATGCCATGGAAGCAATTATTGGCAGCGTTTACCTGGCCGGGGGTTATGACCTGGCCCGGGATTTTATCCTCCGGATCTTTACCCCGACCCTGGCTATATTAAAGGAGACCAGCACCATTGATAGCAAATCAGCCCTGCAGGAATTCGTTCAGCAACAGGGGACGGAAAATGTTACTTATAAGATCCTGGAGGAATGGGGCCCGGACCACGCCAAACAATATAAAGCCGGTGTCTTTTTAAAAAACCGCATGCTGGCTACCGGCGAGGGGCATAGCAAGAAAGAAGCCGAAAGGGAGGCCGCCCGGGCGGCCCTGGCCCTCCTCAGGGTACAGAACTAA
- a CDS encoding stage V sporulation protein S codes for MEVLKVSAQSNPKAVAGALAAVFRQYGKAEVQAVGAGAVNQAVKAIAIARGFIAPNGIDLVMIPAFAEISIDGEERTAIKFIVEPR; via the coding sequence ATGGAAGTTCTAAAAGTTTCGGCGCAATCAAACCCTAAAGCCGTAGCTGGAGCCCTGGCCGCCGTTTTTCGCCAGTATGGTAAGGCGGAAGTCCAGGCAGTCGGGGCCGGGGCAGTTAACCAGGCTGTTAAGGCCATAGCCATCGCCCGCGGTTTTATCGCACCCAATGGCATTGACCTGGTCATGATTCCCGCTTTTGCCGAGATTAGCATCGACGGCGAAGAGAGAACGGCCATCAAGTTTATTGTTGAACCCCGCTGA